The Anabas testudineus chromosome 15, fAnaTes1.2, whole genome shotgun sequence DNA segment TTTGTTGCACAATTGGCCAAAATCACGAGTCTTACTCAAGAAATATTATGTtcctataaaatataaaagccaaaaataaaagtgatttttattttatttttaaggaaGATGCCATAGTGATTAAATTTACTTGGCTCTTCATCATAATATCGCAACATCCCTTCATCtcaaactgaacacacacacacacacacacacacacacgaccgtaagagagagagagagagagacaatgtTAAAAGACAGCAACTAATACTCAGGGAGTAATGTCCTCTGCTGAATACATTACCCGTAATTTTGGCAAGATGGTGGCAATTACGCATCTAATTGACCGAACCacttttttatgtaaaataacgATTTTAAAGTGCGTAACAGTAAGATGATTACAGGAACCCACCTGCCCAAACCCCTTGTGTCTGTGcgtttgtatgtgtgcacggTTCAGTCTCTATCTGTCATCATATGAATCACTAATTTGGCCTATCCCCATctatttgtattatttagttATGTTTCTTCTAGgtatgatgtttgtttttacggatgtttaaatatacaatattttaatagataaatgtgtttattatagAACTCCTCGCATCATCTGTGATATTTTATAATTCGTCACTGGATACAGAAGAGAATGCACTGAATATATaaggattattcatttatttcacaacaTGGTTCAGCAATACAATATCAAAAcgttgtttttactgtacaaaGGTGGCGCCGCAAGTGGCAGCTCCTCTCCCCGCGCCtctttaaatatatacatttacatattttgtacACCAGTGTAAGTCGATATTTTTTGCGCCCCTGTTCAAGAACGCAAAGATTAAGAGACATTGGAGCTCACACTTGTGCTTGAAGGACGTGTCCATGTGGAGGGAACGAGAGTGAGAATcactaaaactaaacagaagGCTACATGGATATTTTACAGTGGAGAGTGTCTTGATTGTCCCCGTCAAGCGCTTtaaatagtaaagtaaaaaaaacaaaaaggaaaatattacAACAAAGCCTCGTCAGTATTCCAGCGTGAATAGATGATTCATAGTaggttcattcattcacagcACACAGTCAGTGTATTGCACATCAGCATCTTATCAGTTgaggaaatgtaaataaaaatcaaatgagAGTGTTGGATGATAAGCAGGCTCGCACCTTTGGGCCAGCGATTTCTGTAAACaaggtgtttgttttgttttcttttcacacagagTTGCTTCTCCAGCAATATGGTGTTAAAATTAGTAAATAAGATTAGCCTAAAAAACCGTATCAGGCAGTATAAGCAGTGGACTCCTGAGGTGATaaattcatataataataataataataataataataataataacatgggTTTAAATAGTCGGATCATGTGTAAACGGCACTTTTATGGAAAATGACAATATATTTGCCAACATAGGTCCGCAGAGGCCTGACAgtgtctgttttagtttttttttttttcttttctttgtttcttcattcTGTAAATTGTACAAAAATATTTAGCTTGTTCAGTTGGTTTTTAAAATAGATACCAACTTGTGACGCACGGCTCAGATCATTTCAAACCGGTCTGAGCAGCGGCACAGATGTGACGATGGGATGGGAGTAGTACACCCCGGGGTGCGGGAAGGTGAGCAGCGGCTGGCTCACGGGCACGTTGGCAGCGGTGCCTCCGCTCTCTGAGGCCGAGTTCTCGTGGTAGAGGATGGGCACCCGGACTATCCTCTGCGCCGCGGCGTGGCTCAAGTTGGCGGCCTCCAGCTCCGCGGCCAGCTGCCGTTTCCATTTGTTCCTCCTGTTCTGGAACCAGATCTTCACCTGAGTCTCCGTCAGGTGGAGGGACGCCGCCAGGCCGGCCCGCTCCGAGCTGCTCAGGTAGCGCTTCATGTCGAAGGTGGACTCCAGCTGGAACACCTGACTCCGGGAGAAAACCGTGCGCGTCTTCTTCTTGCGGCACGGCTTCTTGTCCTCGTCCCTCTTCTTCCACTCCTCCAGCTCGTCTTTTTTGGCTTCTTCCGTGTCGCTCTCCTCCAGGATGATCTCATCGCcgcttttgttgttgtgctcGTCGTCCTCGTCGTCGTCTTTGGTGTCCGGCTCGGATTTGAGCACCAGGTCTGGAGAGTCTCTGTCCGTGCCCGAGGTTGGAGAGGAGTCTCTGGCTCCTGGTTTCTCGGAGGCTGAAATGTAGACACAGGGAGATGTCGTCATAAACACTGGgttctgtttgtggttttatcaCAGCCTGTTGATACAGGGCAGCCTGTGTTTATAGAAAAACTATAAGACAAACCTGCGAAAAACACGATTTGCTACGTAAAGAGGAACGATTTTAATGAGTTAGGCATACAGTTAGGCATGGCTGACAGCAGtgttcaaatatatttaatttattctacTAAATATAACTTCTGATAGATTCAAACAGTCAACATTCACCCTGTAAGcatgctttatttattaatttgacTGGAACTAATCAGTATTTTACTGTCTTAACTCAAAAATCAGCTTTGCGccatcagtgtgttttaaacCCCCCAGACAGAAGCAGGTGAACAGTGTCAGTGACTGAGCCCCTGGGATAAGATGTTCACAGTGAGCGTCCAAAGACAAATCAAAAGCACGCTGCGGCTCGTCACCCTCATCTCATGTTTGATGACGTCTACTTCATTTTATGCTGTGTGTCACTTTATTGATCTATTATCCTGTCGTGGCAAAACAAAATAGGCCGTCTTCGAGCATAAAGCGCACAAGCACTATACTATAGACCCTGTGGTGTTGTAAAGACAATGCTTCTACTATTACTACCTTCAGTGAGCAAAACGCACAAAATCCACTTTTACCAAGTAGAtttctgtggaggaagtgaaaTAACTAGTTGACGACAAATCATTTCATGTGTCAAAACGCACAGGAGACCTAAAGATCATGTTACCGTAGTAAAATTAAATTAGGAAGTGTTCACTATTTTAACGACTAAGAAAAATATCAACAtcaaaatagaataaaaacgCCCAAATAGTTTTCCCATAAAGGATATGCTGTATTTgcttataatatatatataatattcttATGTCCGGCTTACCTTCAGTTCTGTGTAAGTGGGCGGATGAACTGAGGGTGTAGGGGTACCACCACGCCGAGGTGCGCTCCAAGTAGTGAGCCGGTAGACTGAACCTCTGTGCCGGCAGGTCAAAGCGCGGAAAGTTGAAGTCCCCGACTTGGGAAAGGGAAAATCCTCCCTCTAAGGCCGCCTTTGTGGCAGCCAGTACCGGCTTGGGTTTGGACGGTTTGCTATCACAGTTCAGCAGGTTCTTAATGAAGAAAGGAGAATCCTTGGCCGAAGCGCACGTCTCTTGAGTTGTCTCTGGCATCGCTGTGGTTGTGGTCTGAACGCAGATGACCACGGAAGCAgaacttaaaaaagaaaagaaaacaagtctGGCTTCGAGACTGTTGATATCCTGGTGAAACACGTTCCTGTTTTATTCTTCTCGGTGATTTTACGCGGAGACTCGCTTTCACGCCCGGTCAGCGCGTCAAAACGCACGTTCTTCTAAgctagaaaaataataaaataaaaatctctgagaggagaaacaaaacatgtataTTCATAAACATGTCTCATTCTCTTTCGTCAAAACGCAAACTGTGTCCACCGTGTCAGTCAGTCTGGCGTCTGATgctaatgatgaaataaaaatgtcatccAAGTTAAATGCGGAAAGTATAGGCGATTGGGCATGTACAATGGCAAATGGGATTAAGGGAgacacggagagagagagagagagagagagagagagagagagcatccTCCCCTCTCCGTGCGCTCTGGCTGCAGGCTGTGTGCGCTCGCCTGTTATTGGTCTCATATAGTCCCAATTAGGCAGCAAATGAACACAGAGCTGTTAGCGCCCAAAAGGAAGGCTTGGGATAAGCGACGTCAGAACAACCCCCTCAACACTCCTAACATTTCAGTCAGACACAGGCTGAGTGCTCATGACCCAgtggatgttttatttacagttagtGAGTCCTTTTTAATCACTTTTACTCGGACTAAAAGTGTAATTCGGCTACTCAtcacaaatatataaaagtatttAACTTGTAAAAATTGCCACAAAAGctgtcaaatgtattttaaaaataataaaaacctctGTAACTTGCAGGCTCCTCCTTAAAGCTTCCGTTTGTTACCTACAGGTGATGCTTTTATGTAATGAGCTCGTTCAAACGGACAGTAGGCTAAATAAAATCCTGAATGTCATCATGCCTGTTTCTGAGAGGAAGAAGTCAGGCAGCTATCAGCTGGACTATTCAGCAGCACACAATACTGCCACTGTCATGGAAAGATAACATGAGATTCAGCCTAAACAGCTCAGACGCACTGAAATCACCTCCACCTGCAGGTTCAAAGTTATTATTTTCCAAACTCATCCAAACAAAATGAACTATACGTGTGTGCGTTGTCACCTCGTCTGCATTACCAAACAGTTTTTATAAAACAGTCCCCATATCTTAGCTTCTCGGACACCGTATGAAAAAGGCCTGAGATCAGGCTGCAGCTACTCCAAGTGTCACCAATAGGCGATTAGATTCATATTTCTAATTCATCGATTTTCAGTGAGGGCCACTTCCACTAAGTCTGCGGACCGCACTATTCATTTATTCCTCCCTAATCGATTTGGTTAATTCATCCCTCAGATTGCACTCTTTGTAAATGTGCTATGTATATTCACTCATTGATATTAATTGACTTGTTAGAAGCAGCGCATTGGTTGGAGTCTAGTGTGGAAGAAGAACAAGGAGGCAGCGTCCTCTGTGGGGCATGAGGGtgaaatgcatgtgtgtgcaccaCAAGAGTGCGTGTTGATGCTTAATCACACCGTGGAGAACAATGTCATACTGCTACACTGTGGTGGGTGTCCTCCAGTTTGAGCACAAAAAGCAGTTCTCCACCAGGCAAACCATTACATTT contains these protein-coding regions:
- the hmx3a gene encoding homeobox protein HMX3 produces the protein MPETTQETCASAKDSPFFIKNLLNCDSKPSKPKPVLAATKAALEGGFSLSQVGDFNFPRFDLPAQRFSLPAHYLERTSAWWYPYTLSSSAHLHRTEASEKPGARDSSPTSGTDRDSPDLVLKSEPDTKDDDEDDEHNNKSGDEIILEESDTEEAKKDELEEWKKRDEDKKPCRKKKTRTVFSRSQVFQLESTFDMKRYLSSSERAGLAASLHLTETQVKIWFQNRRNKWKRQLAAELEAANLSHAAAQRIVRVPILYHENSASESGGTAANVPVSQPLLTFPHPGVYYSHPIVTSVPLLRPV